One genomic window of Gossypium hirsutum isolate 1008001.06 chromosome D11, Gossypium_hirsutum_v2.1, whole genome shotgun sequence includes the following:
- the LOC107958669 gene encoding uncharacterized protein, whose amino-acid sequence MAQSPFTLLLLKRLTLSSKTPLKSHNTSPLPIFTFIKPKLFSSVSPRPKGTASHEPLKPTSLSARLNFVFDQIDQIEKRQQQQSPENDATLQRIRAWRQSRNESHAIQQQFQPKDPDSGIAENNVNATEFRLPYSPELIEPQNGDALRRIRGWRESKFGENKECIEGEVAENESNASVFTIDSVTELELGRQKGKDVEVVHPWPEWIELMERLVQQNYFDHKRRDEGKMVEELGFDMSNVVEEVKDDAGIDFKDFKTVQTACLNFGKDRFDILRSLSRQDIQNLVGFGCPSADKKVVFSAKLLRKHVHLDEGDVCSSCSLRNSCEKAYLLTNKEDEARTVDVMRVLLTYAFHYMDGSAVNESVLKQKSGKTVVRKLVYEIVKLSAVPIDPNLPPPVIKKPPPKVKQPPPPPNKRVGRDDVEMKKGDWLCPKCDFMNFAKNTICLQCDAKRPKRELLPGEWECPECNFLNYRRNMACFHCDCKRPPDAYMESKLQEIQPGPRTRLEKVARRLEVSNGWNFDFDDDESDGADVAVFEFADSSVKGEASPLGTQTHRGKFSGPEDDSNTADRASSIHERMYSDIDSRKPGIGFDDFDEEDDIDSYEIDTPRNNPRQKASSSVYSDSEVFSELKGSDGSDDSSAAGRRTRFPSYDKPSKHAHKKVALFDSEDELDFDSDEDLLNWKPRHVTDTKLRGRDVLKDLSFDSEDLDLDSNDDDDFDSSRSKRRKENKGSYGRGNFRNRSSGFQGGSFSGSDHEKDGPHSRKNELRQSKVGSSRRGNNIGGYGDYNFRNNSRARLNTKMDGERNSSDNFNRSYRGSRGDNRRFGDGDYGKQRTNNMEKLKGGKKDGAFGNGYRGKSREYSREMDDDASEFRNSRRVIER is encoded by the exons ATGGCGCAATCACCGTTCACTCTGCTTCTCCTAAAACGCCTTACTCTCTCTTCTAAAACCCCACTTAAATCCCATAACACTTCTCCCCTTCCAATTTTCACTTTCATTAAGCCAAAGCTCTTCTCTTCTGTTTCCCCACGACCTAAGGGCACCGCCAGTCACGAGCCACTTAAACCAACCTCTCTCTCGGCTCGTTTGAACTTTGTGTTTGaccaaattgatcaaattgaGAAACGACAACAACAACAATCGCCCGAAAACGACGCCACCCTCCAACGTATCCGAGCTTGGCGTCAATCAAGGAATGAATCTCATGCAATCCAACAGCAATTTCAACCCAAAGACCCTGATTCTGGAATTGCTGAAAATAATGTTAATGCCACTGAGTTTAGATTGCCTTACTCGCCCGAGTTAATCGAGCCACAAAACGGGGATGCCCTCCGGCGAATTCGTGGTTGGAGGGAATCCAAGTTTGGGGAGAATAAAGAGTGCATAGAAGGTGAAGTTGCTGAAAATGAGTCTAATGCTAGTGTTTTCACTATTGATTCAGTGACTGAGCTAGAGCTGGGAAGGCAGAAGGGAAAGGACGTGGAGGTGGTGCATCCATGGCCGGAGTGGATAGAGTTGATGGAGAGATTAGTGCAGCAAAATTACTTTGACCATAAAAGGAGAGACGAGGGAAAGATGGTGGAAGAGTTAGGATTTGATATGAGTAATGTTGTTGAGGAAGTTAAGGATGATGCTGGAATTGATTTCAAGGACTTCAAGACTGTGCAAACTGCTTGTCTTAATTTCGGGAAGGACCGGTTTGATATATTGAG GTCATTGTCGAGACAGGATATCCAAAATTTGGTTGGTTTTGGATGTCCAAGTGCAGACAAGAAGGTGGTTTTCTCTGCAAAACTCTTGAGGAAACATGTCCACCTTGATGAAGGAGAT GTTTGTAGTTCTTGCAGTTTGAGGAATTCTTGCGAGAAAGCATATCTTCTAacgaacaaagaggatgaagcgcGAACTGTTGATGTTATGCGTGTCCTATTGACCTATGCTTTCCATTACATGGACGGTTCTGCAGTAAATGAATCTGTTTTGAAACAGAAGTCTGGGAAGACTGTTGTCCGTAAGTTGGTTTATGAGATTGTTAAGTTGAGTGCTGTTCCTATAGACCCGAATCTTCCCCCTCCTGTAATAAAGAAACCTCCACCAAAAGTGAAGCAACCTCCTCCTCCTCCCAATAAGCGAGTAGGACGGGATGATGTTGAGATGAAAAAGGGCGATTGGCTTTGTCCCAA GTGCGACTTCATGAATTTTGCAAAGAATACGATCTGTCTACAGTGTGATGCTAAGCGTCCAAAGAGAGAGCTGCTTCCTGGAGAATGGGAATGCCCCGA GTGCAATTTCTTAAATTACAGGAGAAATATGGCATGTTTTCACTGTGATTGCAAGCGTCCCCCTGATGCATACATGGAGAGTAAACTACAAGAAATTCAACCTGGTCCAAGAACAAGGTTGGAAAAGGTTGCTCGGCGGTTGGAGGTTTCTAATGGTTGGAATTTTGATTTTGACGATGATGAATCAGATGGGGCAGATGTTGCTGTTTTTGAGTTTGCAGATTCTTCAGTAAAGGGTGAAGCTTCTCCCTTGGGCACTCAGACCCATCGAGGGAAGTTTAGCGGGCCTGAAGATGATTCCAATACAGCTGACCGGGCCTCAAGCATCCATGAAAGAATGTATTCGGACATTGATAGCCGCAAACCTGGCATCGggtttgatgattttgatgaagaagatgatattgACAGTTATGAGATAGATACTCCACGAAATAACCCAAGGCAGAAAGCTTCTTCGAGTGTTTACTCCGATAGTGAGGTGTTTTCTGAATTAAAAGGTAGTGATGGTTCCGATGATAGTTCTGCTGCTGGTCGAAGAACTAGGTTTCCATCTTATGATAAGCCATCTAAGCACGCGCATAAAAAAGTAGCGTTATTCGACTCTGAGGATGAATTAGATTTTGATTCAGACGAAGACCTTCTGAACTGGAAACCGAGGCATGTAACCGACACTAAGCTCAGGGGTAGAGATGTGTTAAAGGACTTAAGTTTTGACTCTGAGGACCTTGATTTGGATtccaatgatgatgatgattttgacAGTTCCAGGTCCAAACGGAGAAAAGAGAACAAAGGGAGTTATGGTAGAGGCAATTTTCGTAACAGAAGTTCTGGTTTCCAAGGTGGTTCCTTCTCTGGTTCAGACCATGAAAAAGATGGCCCACATTCCAGGAAAAACGAGTTGAGACAGAGTAAAGTAGGATCTAGCAGACGAGGAAACAATATTGGTGGCTATGGTGATTATAACTTCAGAAACAATTCACGAGCTAGACTGAACACCAAGATGGATGGTGAAAGAAACAGCTCAGATAATTTCAATAGATCATATCGAGGGTCCCGAGGTGATAATAGGAGGTTTGGAGATGGTGACTATGGGAAGCAGAGAACGAATAATATGGAGAAATTGAAGGGAGGCAAGAAGGATGGAGCATTTGGAAATGGGTACCGTGGTAAGTCTCGTGAATATAGTAGGGAGATGGATGATGATGCTAGTGAATTTAGAAATAGCAGGCGTGTTATTGAAAGATAA